The genomic DNA CGGCGCCTATGGCTACACGCTGCAACAGGACTCGGGCGACGGCAGTTGGTATCTGCGGTCGTCCCTGGCCGACCCTGGCGCGCCGCAAGCCGGCGGTTCGCCGGCCGCCGGACAACGCCCGTTGTACCAGCCCGGCGTGCCGGTGTATGAAGCCTACGCCAACACCCTGATGCAACTGAGCAAGCTGCCCACGCTGCGCCAGCGGGTCGGCGATCGTCTCTACGATCCGCAGGGCGCCGGGCGCAACGGGGTGTGGGCTCGCATGGAAGGCTCGACCAGCCGCCTCGAACCCGCCGTGTCCACCACCGGCCAGCGCCAGGACATCGACGACTGGAAGATGCAGATCGGGGTCGACCGCGTGCTGGCCGGCCAAGAGGACGGTTCGCGCCTGGTGGGCGGGCTGGCCCTGCACTACGGCACCTCCGACACCCGGGTGTCGTCGGTGTACGGCAACGGCTCCATCGACACCACCCGCTACGGCCTGACGCCCACGCTGACCTGGTATGGCAGCGACGGCGTCTATGTCGACGCCCAGGCGCAGGCGACCTGGTTCGATAGCGACCTGAAATCCCGCCTGGCGGGCAAGCTGAAGGACGGCCGCAAGGCGCAAAGCTATGGACTCGGCCTGGAAGCCGGCAAGGCGTTCGGGTTGCGCGAAGGCCTGGCCCTGGTCCCGCAGGCGCAGCTGACGTATGTCTCCACGCGCTTTGACCGCTTCAGCGACAGGTTCGGCGCGCGGGTCGAAAGCGACAAGGGCGACAGCCTGCAAGGCCGCCTGGGCGTCGCGCTGGACTACAGGAGCAACGGCCAGGGGACGGGGAGCGACCGCCGGTCCAACGTCTATGGCGTGATCAACCTGAAACACGAGTTCCTGGACGGCACGCGGATCCAGGTCGCGGACGTGCCGGTGGTAAGCCGCATGTCGCGCACCTGGGGCAATCTCGGCGTGGGCGCCGACTACGCCTGGGGCAAGCGGTATGCCGTCTATGGCCAGGTCGACGCGGATGCGGACTTCTCCGGCAGCTACGTCGTCACCGGCACCGTGGGTTTCCGGATGATGTTCTAGGATCTAGACAGAATTTTCTAGAGCGCCTATCCTGCCGGATATAGAACATTTTTTCTATATCTGCGCAGGACCCATCCCTTCATGACCGCGAAATCCCTGGCGGGCGGCAAGCCCACCAACGCCGAGCTCGATATCCTGCAAACCTTGTGGCGCACCGGCCCGGCCACCGTCAAGCAGGTCCACGCGGCCATGGCGGCCGGGCGCGACAGCCTCACCTACGCCAACGTGCTGCGGCTGATGCAGATCATGCACGGCAAGGGCCTGCTGACGCGCGACGAAACCGAGCGCTCGCACGTGTATGCCGCCGCCCAGAGCCAGAAGGCGACCCAGGGCGGCCTGGTCAAGGACCTGATCAGCAAGGCCTTCGCAGGCTCCGGCAAGGCCCTGGTGCTGGCCGCCCTGCGCGAAGGCCACGTCAGCAGGAAAGACCGGGCCGAGATCGAGGCCCTGCTGCGCGACGACAAGCTGTGAGCGACGCCGCCTTCGCCATGGCCTGGACGCTCGGCGCCAGCCTGCCCGCGCTGGCCTGGAAGATCCTGTGCCTGCACGCGGCGACGCTGGCGCTGCTGTGCCTGACCCGTCGCGACGATGCACGGCTGCGCTACGCGCTGCTGGGCGCGGCGCTGCTGGCCGGCGTGGGCATCGGCGCAACCGACGTGGCGCTCGCCTGGCGCGCCCTGCCCGCCCCCATGGCCGCGCCGGCATCGAGCGCGGCCGCCACGCTCTGGCCGTTGTGGCTGGCGGCGGCCTGGCTGGCAGGCAGCGCGCTCGCGGCCCTGCGGGTGCTGTTGGGGCTGGGTTGGCTGCGTGGCGTGCTGCGCGCCAGCCAGCCCTGGGCCGATCCCGCCTGGCAGGCGCGCGTGGCCGGGATGGCCGGCCGCCTGCGGCTGTCGCGCGCGGTCGGCCTGCGCGTGGTGCGCAACCTGTCCACGCCGGTAACGGCTGGTTGGCTCAAGCCTGTGATCCTGGTGCCGGCCTCGCTCGTCACCGGCATGCCGGCGGACCTGCTGGCCGCGTTGCTGGCGCATGAACTGGCCCACGTGCGCCGCCATGATTACCTGGTCAACCTGCTGCAGCATGCGGCCGAGGTGCTGTTGTTCTTTCACCCGTCGATCTGGTGGCTGTCGCGGCGCCTGCGGATCGAGCGCGAGCGCATCGCCGACCAGATGGCGGCCACCCTGATCGGCAGCCCCATGCCGCTGGCGCGGGCCCTGCACGCCCTGGCGCGCGCCGCCACCGAGTCACCGGCGCCGGTGGCGCCCGCCGCGCGCGACGGCGACCTGCTCGACCGCATCCGCCGCCTGGCGCGTCCCGACACGCTCGCGGCCCGGCGCGCCGTGGCCTTGCCGGCGCTGGCGATGTCGTGCGCCTTGGCCGGATTCGGCGCCTGGTCGGCGCTGGCGGCCGGGCCGGCGCAGCCGCTGTCGGCGCAAGAGGCGCAACGACTGATGGCACGCATGCCGGGGGTCCAGGCACTGATCGAGGCCAGTGGCGCCTCCCATGTGCTGGTGCTGGACAGCCGCTCGGGCGCGACGCTGTTCGGCCGCGCCGAGAACGACGCCGTGCCGATCGCCTCGCTCACCAAGCTGGTGACCGCGATGGTGGTGCTGGACACTTCGCCAGACCTGTCGCGGCGCATCCGGATCGACGAGCGCGATGCCTTGGCCACCGCCTCGGGCGCCGCGTCGCCGCTGCCGGTCGGCGCCAGCGTGACGCTGGACACCCTGCTCAAGCTGGCGCTGATGGCATCGGACAACCGCGCCGCCCATGCCCTGGCCCGCGCCTATCCGGGCGGCGAAACGGCGTTCGCCGAGGCATTGCAACGCAAGGCCGCCGCGCTGCGCCTGGAACACACCACGCTGCAGGACGCGACCGGCCTGTCGAACGCCAATCGCGCCAGCGCCGCCGACATCGGCCGGATCATCGATGCGGCGGCCGCCTATCCGCAGATCGCGCGCGACACGACCACGCTTGCCGATACGGTCGAGGCGGCCGGCAGCCGGCTCAGCTATCACAACACCAATCCGCTGGTCGGCGCCCGGGACTGGGACGTGCGCCTGTCCAAGACCGGCAACTCAACCGAAGCGGGACGCTGCCTGGCGATGCGCCTGCATATCGACGACCGCGACCTGACGCTGGTCCTGCTCAACGGCCGCGCCGGCCACGCCTGAACCCTTTTATCCGTCCTGCCCATTTCGCTTCATCGACCATGACCGTTCGACGCCTTTCGTGCGCCCTTGGCGCAGCCCTTTCCCTGTCCGCGCTGGGCGGCGGCCCCGTCCAGGCCGCCGTCCTGTGCACCGTGGTGGCCGACGCCGCCGACGGCCGCATCCTGTTCCAGCAAGGCACGCAGCAGGCCTGCGCCGAGCGCTACACGCCGGCCTCGACCTTCAAGCTGGCCATCGCCCTGATGGGCGCCGACGCCGGCATCCTGCAAGGCCCGCACGAGCCGGTCTGGAACTACCAGCCCGCCTATCCCGACTGGGGCGGCGACGCCTGGCGCCAGCCCACCGATCCGGCGCGCTGGATCAAGTATTCGGTGGTCTGGTATTCACAGCTGACGGCCAAGGCGCTGGGACAGGACCGCTTCCAGCGCTACACCAGCGCGTTCGGCTACGGCAATGCGGACGTCTCGGGCGAGCCCGGCAAGCATAACGGCACCGACGGCGCGTGGATCATCTCGTCGCTGCGCATTTCGCCGCTGGAACAACTGGCTTTCCTGCGCAAGCTGGTGAATCGGCAATTGCCGGTCAAGGCCGCCGCCTATGAGCTTGCCGAAAACCTCTTCGAGGTGGGCCAGGCCGATGGCTGGCGCCTGTATGGCAAGACCGGCACCGGGTCGCCCGGCAGCAACGGCGTCTACACGGCGGCCAATGCCTACGGCTGGTTCGTCGGCTGGGCGCGCAAGGATGGCCGCCAGCTGGTGTACGCCCGCCTGCTGCAGGATGAGCGCGCCACCCGGCCCAACGCCGGCCTGCGCGCCCGCGACGAGCTGGTGCGCGACTGGCCGGCCATGGCCGGCGCGTGGCGCCCGTGATCCGGCCGGCCCCCGCCATGAACGGCGCGACGCGCGATGACGGCATCGACGCGCTGCGCGGCCTGTCGATCCTGCTGGTGCTGCTGCATCATTTCAACATCGCCTATCCGCTGCGCGATACGGCGCTGGGCGGCCCGCCGGGCTGGCCGCTGCTGCACGCCGTCGCGCGCAACGGCAATTACGCGGTGACGATCTTCTTCGTCATCTCGGGATTTCTCATCACCCGCAACGCGCTCGAACGCTGGGGCGGGCTGGACGCCATCCGGCCGGCGTCGTTCTGGCTGCTGCGCCTGGCGCGGATCGTGCCCACGCTGGTGCTGACGCTGCTGCTGGTCGACGCGCTGGCGCTGGCCGGCCTGCCGCTGTTCGGCAACCGCGCCGACAGCGCGGTATCGCTCTGGACCGTCAACGCCGCCGCGCTCGGGGCCTGGATGAACGCGCTGGTCATCCGGGAAGGATGGATCAACTATCCCCTGGGCGTGATGTGGTCGCTGTCGGTCGAAATGGCCTTCTACCTGCTGTTTCCGCTGGCCTACGTGCTGTTGCGGCGCGCCTGGCTGCTGCTGGCGCTGGCCATGCTGCTGATCGCGGCCGGCCCGCTCTACCGTCTTGCCAATCAGGGCGCCGGCGAAGCCTGGCTGTATGGCTATGCCGCCTGCTTCGACGCGATCGCCATCGGCTGCTGCGCCGCGGCGCTGGCGCGGCGGCGCGCATGGCCGGCGCTGCGGCGCCCCCTGGTCCGCGCGCTCGTGGGGATCGCCATGGCCGCGCTCTACCTGGCATGGCCGATCAGCCAGAGCAATATCCTTGGCGCCAGCGCCATCGCCGTGGGAACGGCCCTGCTGCTGCTCGGCGGGCCGGCGGCCAGCCCCTCGGCGCCCGGCCCGGCGCGGCGCCTGCTGATGCGCTGCGGCCGCGACTGCTACGAGATCTACCTGCTGCACCTGCTGGTGCTGGGGCTGCTGCGCACGGCGCTGCCGCCCGCGCAACTGGCGGGCGACGCCAGGCTCGCCCTGCTGCCGGGCTACTTCATCGGTTCGTGCCTTCTGGGCATATGGGTCGCGCGCGTCTATTCCACGCCCTTGAATCGCTGGCTGCGGACTTGGGGCAACCGCACTCGTCGCTGATGACGCCACGCCGGGCATTTCTTCCTGGACCTTGCCCTGGCCCGCTTGTCGGCCTATCATTTGCGCGCTTTGCCCCGCGGCACGGCCACCATCCAGCGCAAGGCTGGCCGGTGGCCGGCCTCCTCCTGCCGCAAGAATCCCTGCTAACCCGCCCCGCCATGACGCGCAGCACCGCCGCGTCCGTGGGGCCATGGATGCTTGACCAGGAGGACTACCATGGCTTTCGATTCCCTGCCCCCTCGCCCCGCCGCCGGACTGCCGGGCGGCCAGGCCTATGCCGAATCAGTGCTGGAACGCTCGCGCCGCGCCGCGGCCAGCCCGGATCTGCGCTTTCATCCCGACCTCGCCCATGGTTCGGATCCCGCCCAACGCCTGGACCTGTATGCCCCCGCCCATGCATGCCCGGCCGCGCTGCCCAGCCTGCTGTTCGTGCACGGTGGCGCCTTCGCCACCGGCTACAAGGAATGGATGGGCTTCATGGCGCCGGCAATATGCGCCACGCCGGCCTTGTTCATTTCGGTCGAGTACCGGGTGGCCCCGGGCCACGCCTACCCCGCCGCCGTGCGCGATGTGGCCGCGGCGGTGCATTGGGCCTGGCGCAATGTCGCCCGCTACGGCGGCGATCCGGACCGCTTGTTCCTGGGAGGCCATTCGGCCGGCGCACATCTGGCCAGCCTGGCCGCCCTGGACCGCCGCTGGCTGGGCGAATGGGGCCTGCCCGGCGACGTCGTGAAGGGCGTGCTGCCAATCAGCGGCCTGTACGACCTGACCTGCGACCCGGACCAGCCTTTCGGCGCGGCGGCGCTGGCGATACGCCGCCGCTTCATCCCCAATGACGCCGACGTGGAGGCGGCCAGTCCCGTGTCGCACGCGCATCCGCAAGCGCCGCCCTTCTATATCGCCGCCGGCGAGCACGATCTGGGCAATCTCGCGGCCGAAGCGGTCGACATGCGGCAGCGGTTGCAGGCGGCGGGGGTGCCCGTTGCCCTCGACCTGCTGGCCGGCCACGATCATTTCACCGCCAGCAGCCGCTGCGTGGACGACGGCCATCCCTGGATCGCGCGGGCGCGCGCCTTCCTGCTGAGCGGCCGCCCCGGGTGATGGCGGCCCGCCCGCCGACCGCATCCCGTGGTCCGCGGGCGGGCGGAATTCAGTCGGGCCCTGGCACCACCAGCGCGGCGGCCGAGCACAATACCTGGCGGACCAGATCCGCCTGGCGCCGCGCGCCGACCTTGCCCAGCACCTGGTTCAACTGATAACGCGCCGTTCCCACCGTCACGCCGCGATCGCGCGCATAGGCCTCGACCGTCTTGCCCGCGACCAGCGCGCTCGCCAGCCGCGCTTCCGCTTCCGTCAGGCCGAACAGCGCGCGCAGCGCGGCGATCGGAAAATGGCCGTGCTGCTGCGTCGCGTCCACGAACGAAACCAGCACCAGCCCTTCCCCGGACGCGCCGCGCCCATCCAGCCTCTGCAGCGCCAGCTGCATTGCTCCGTGTATGCCGGTCAGTTTCAGGAAAACGGGTTCGCTGGTCTGCGACGCGTGGGACAAGGCGTCCACCAGCGCCGTCTGCGCCGACGGCGGCGCACTGAACTGCTGGCCGCGCAGACTGACGACCGACCTATGGTCCAGCGCCCGGGCCTGCCGATTGGCCCACCATACGCGGCCGCGCCCGTCGCTCAGCGCCAGGGCGCGGGGCCAGGCGCCGAGATAGTGCTCGACCAGCGTCGACGCGCAGCGGCTGGCGGCCGCCGCCTGGGCCAGTCCCGCCGCTTGCAGCAGATGCGGCATCAGCCTGCGCAGGCGCTCCTTGTGGCGCGGCGAAAAATCCAGGTCATCGCGCGGGTCGCGATGCAGCACCAGGGCAGCATAGCGGTTGCCCCCCAGCGGCGCCATAGCTCCCATGAATCGCCCCAGTCCGGCACGGCGCAGTTGCGCGTGCAACCGATCGCGGATGGCCGTCTCCCCGGGCAGGAACAATTCGTGGTCGGTGGCGATGCGGCCGGGCCGCGAGGCCACGCGGCGCAAGCGCCAGGAATCGAACCGCGGGTTGCTGGCGTCCGACACCTCGCTGCGGTACGCGGCCATGTCGATGCGCGAATCGTAGGCGGCCCAATAGGGAACCGCCCGCGCGCCATCGAGTTCGATGCACTGCACCACGGCGGACAGGGTGCCGACTTCACCGCATAGCCGGTCCAGCACCGGCGTCCACCGGCCCGCGTCCGCGCAACACGCGTAGAGATCGAGAAGAAAGGCATCAGACACCGCGTTGACGGCCATGGACGGAGCACCGAACGACCCGAAAGCCGCCAATCGTCCGCCAACTCCAGGCCCCGCGCAACTGGGGTTTGCCAGCAACGCGGGCGGGCCCGGCCATCTGCAATTTGAGAGATGACCAGCCCCGGCGCGCTGCCCATACTCCGAACCGTGTCCATCCAGCCGCGCCGCCTGAGGAGGAGCAGACGGCGCGGCGGACACGTCTCTTACCCGCCGCGGGACGCGGCGGCAACGCACAGCAAGGACCACCGATGTCACCAGAACAGAATACGCCGATCGTGGCCGCGTTCGCGATGACCCACACGCCGGGACTGGGCGGCCAGACCGACAAGCCGCCTGCCGACCAGATGCAACGCATGATGGACGGCTTCGCGACCGTGAGGCGCCAGATCTCGGCGGCGCGCCCCAACGTGATCGTGGCGTTCGTCAACGATCACTTCGACATGTACACGCTGCACGCGATGCCGGGCATGGCCATCGCGCTGGGCGACACGCACTGGGGCCCGACGCTGGCCACCGAGGCATGGCTGGGCATGCCGCGCGCGCCCATTCCAGGCCACCCCGCCGTGGCGCGAGCCATATACCAGTCCGTGGTGGATGACGGGTTCGAACTGTTCCGTAGCGAATCGGCCGAACTTGTCCACAACGTGCTCATGCCGCGCAAGTACCTGTGGCCGGACGCGGACATTCCCGTGGTGCCGATCTTCATCAACTGTTTCGCGCCGCCGCTGCCCACCTGGCGGCGGGCGCACGCGCTGGGCGCGGCCGTGCGCAAGGCGCTGGCGGGCCGCGGCGAGCGCATCGCACTGATGGCCAGCGGCGGGCTGTCCCATTGGCCGCCCATCACGGTGGACGAGGAACACCCCGGCGATCCGCTCATGGAACGCGTGCTGCGCTGGCAGATCCAGGGCATGGCGGCGTTCGCGCAAGACCCGGACCTGCCGTTGGCGATCCTGCAGCGTGAAGCCGAAATGGCCGCTTCCGGCCGGAACCTGGTCAACGTCGGCTGGGACCGGCAGGTGCTGCGCTGGCTGGCCGACGGCGACAGCGCGGCGCTGCTGGCGCTGCGCCACGCGCAAGTGCGCGAGGACGCCGGACCCGGGGGCGCCGAAATGCTCATGTGGGCGGCGCTGATGGGCGCGATGCGCGACGCGCCGGCAGACATCGTCATGTACGAGGCGGTCCAGGAATGGATGGGCGGCGTGGGGCTGCTCAGCTACGCCAGGAGCCTGGCCCGGCCCTGAACCGCCGCGCCCGCCCCCCTCGGCAATCTCTCAACATGCCGCCGGCGAGACGGCCGGCGCAAAAGGAATTCGACATGACACTGGAAGCCATTATCAGCGGCGGCGGTATCGGCGGCCTGGCCACCGCGGCGGCGCTGGGCCGGCGCGGCTGGCGCGTCACCGTGTACGAAAGCCGGCCCGGACTGCGCGTCGCGGGCTCGGGCATATACCTGTGGTCCAACGGCCTGGCCGTGCTGTCCGAGATCGGCGCTTATGAGCGCGCCATGCGCAACGCCTTCCTGGCCGAAGGCGTCGAACAACGCGACCATACGGGCCAGGTGCTGGTCCCCGCGCTGTTGCCGCCGGGCCTGCGCGTGCTGGCGGTGGCGCGCAGCGACCTGCTCGCGGGCCTGGAGGCCGCCGCGCGCGACGCCGGCGCGCGCATCGTCACCGGCGCGGAAGTGGTGGCGGCCGAGGCCGACGGCACGTTGGTGTTCGCCAACGGCGACCGCGCCCACGCCGACCTGGTCATCGGTTGCGACGGCATCGCCTCGCCAGTGCGGCGCGCGCTGGGACTCGAACTGCACCGTCAGCGCGCGCAGGAAGGCGCCTTGCGCAGCATCGTCGGCGCCACCCAGCAGGAGCTGCCGCCATCGGCGCGCGGACGCTGTATCGAGATCTGGAACGGCACGCGCCGACTGCTCATCACGCCGATCAACACGGAGGAAATCTACCTGGCGCTGACCTGCCGGGAGGACGACGACCAGGCGCGCGACACCCGCGTGCAGCCGTGCTGGAGCGAGAGCTTCCCGGAATGGTCGTTCCTGCTGGACCGCATCGACCGCTCCCAAGTGCTGTGGAACGTCTACACGATCGTGCACAGCAAGCGCTGGTCCGCCGGCCGCGCCTGCATCCTCGGCGATGCCGCCCATGCGCAACCACCCAACCTGGGCCAGGGCGGCGGCATGGCCATGCAGAACGGTCTCGCGTTGGCGGCCCACATGGCCAATGTGCGCGATCCGCGCGACGTTCCCGAAGCGCTCGGCGCCTGGGAAGCCGCGACCCGGCCGCTGACGGACGAATGCCAGCGCTGGGCCTGTCTGTGGGGCGAGCTGGCGAACATCCCGAACGAGGCGCGCGCGCATCGTCCGGGGCGCGTTCAGCGAACCCTGGGTGCTGTCCAGGATCACGGCGGCATCCGGTTCGTCGCCGATCGCCGCCACCGACTGGCGCCCGGCCAGCGCGCGCTAGACGCGCGGCCACGCAGGCCGGCCGACAACACAAAACGCCGGCGCCACGCGTGTCGGACGATGCCAATATCCAAGGGGAAGAACATGAGACATCGCCATGCCTGGCGGGCGGCCGCCTGCGCGCTGCTTTGCATGACGGTGCCCGGCGTCGCCAGCGCCACCGAAAACGGCATACCCACCACCGTCAACGGCTTCTATGATTTCGGCGCCGGCATGTCACCGCCCGCCACACCGTTCGGCACACTGTCGTTCCGCACTTCGTACAACACGGCGTCGGTGCAGAAGGACCAATACGGCACGAAGCTGGACAACGATTTCTCGCTGCGCGTGCATACCGTCAGCGCCGCCTACCTGCGCATGACGCAGACCAGGCTGTTCGGCGCCAGCTACGGTTTCGGCGTGGTGCAGCCCTTCTTCCACATGAGCGCGGCCTTCGACGTGCCCACGCCGGGCGGCCCGCTGCGGCTCAAGGGCGAAACGTTCCGCATCGCCGACACGCTGCTGCTGCCCCTGATCCTGCAATGGGACGCCTCGCCCCGGCTGCATTTCAATGCGCAGTTCCAGGTGCTCGCCCCCACCGGCGACTACGACCGCAAGCGGCTGGTGAACCCCGGCCTGAACCACTGGGCCTTTTCCCCCATATTCAACTTCACTTATCTCACGGAAGGCGGATTCGAGGTGTCGTCCAGCTTCGAGGTCGACATCAGCACCCGCAACCGCGCGACCCGCTACCGCAACGGCATCGAATACCGGCATGAGTTCGCGCTGGGCCAGCACGCCGGCCCCTGGACTCTCGGCGTCGGCGGTTACTACAGCCGACAATTCAGCGATGACGACGCGCCGGGCCTGCAAGGCGGCAATCGCTCGCGGGTGATGGCGCTCGGCCCCGCGGTGAGCTTCTACCAGCCGGGCCTGCCGCCCGTGTGGTTCCATATCTACAAGGAATTCGGCGCGCGCAACCGGGCCGAGGGCTACACGGCGGCGCTGCGCCTGGCCGCCAGCTTCTGAAACGGCGCACGGCGGGGGCGCCGTGCCGCCATGCCTGCCGTCACACCCGCGGAGGAGAAGTCTCGCGCTCCGGATGCCGGTGCCGCGCCAGCGAATCGATGAACAGCGTCGCGGCCTGGGCCGGCGCCGGGTCCACGACCAGCCCGTCGTCCCGCCAGGCCGGATCGATGCCGGCAGCCTCCAGCAAGTCGGCGCCCTCGCCCATCGCCAGCAACGTCTTGCCATGGCGATAGGTGTCGCGGACGAATTCCAATGCGCGTCCATCCTGCCGCCAACGGTCGACGGCCATGCCGCCGCCCGGCACCACGGCCCCATCGAACACGGCGGAGGGCTGGTTGTCCAGCGAGGCATCCGCGTCGAGCGCATCGCCTTCGGCCGTGGCCACGGGGCCGATGCGCTGCCCCACCAGGCGCACCACCGCGCCGGCCTGGATCAAGGCTTGCGCCACCGCCGAGACCGCGGCGCCGTCCACGCCCTCGGCGACCAGGATGGCGATCTTGCGCGTCGCCACGCCTGCCTGGCCCGGGCGGGCCGTCAGCGACAATGACGGCGACTGCTCCACTTCCGGGCGCGGCACCTGCCGCACTGCCCGGGGCATCGGCTCGGGCAGCGCCATGCCCAGCCTGTCCGCGACCGACTGCGCCAGCTCATCGGACACGTTGCGCAGCGAGGCCACCATGCGTTGCCGCACCGCGGCCACGGTCACCTTGCTCAGTTCGAAGGCAAAGGCGCTGGCCAGGTGCCGGCGCTCCCAATCCACCTGGCTGTGGTAGAACAGGCTGGCCTGGTTGTAGTGTTCGGCGAACTTTTCGGGATGGCCGCGCAGTTCGTCTCCGCCAACCGGCTCGGGAAACGACACATACCCTTCCATCCCGGCCTGGAACGGACAGCCGCCGGCCAGGGAATTGGGTTCATAGGCCACCCGGCCGCGGTGGACCGCCTGCCGGTGCATGCCGTCGCGTTGATTGTTGTGCACCGGCGCCAGCGGCGCGTTGATCGGGATCTCGTGGAAGTTGGGTCCGCCCAGCCGCGAGATCTGCGTATCGACGTAGGAATGGATGCGCCCGGCCAGCAGGGGATCGTTGGTGAAGTCGACGCCCGGCACCACGTGCGCGGCGCAGAATGCCACCTGCTCGGTCTCCGCGAAGAAATTGTCGGGATTGCGGTCCAGCACCATGCGGCCGATGGGCCGCACCGGCACCAGTTCCTCGGGCACGATCTTGGTCGCGTCGAGCACATCGAAGCTGAAGCGCTCGGCCTCTTCTTCCGTGAATACCTGCACGCCCAATTCCCATTGCGGCCCGTGGCCCGCGTCGATCGCTTCCCACAGATCGCGCCGATGGAAGTCCGGATCGGCGCCGGACACTTTCACGGCCTCGTCCCAGACCTGGGAATGCGTTCCCTGCAGCGGATTCCAATGGAATTTCACCAACCGCGCCTCGCCCCGGGCATTGACGAAGCGAAAGGTATGCACGCCAAAGCCCTGCATCATGCGATAGCTGCGCGGGATGGCGCGATCGGACATCAGCCACATCAGCATGTGGGTCGATTCGGGCATCAGCGACACGAAATCCCA from Achromobacter xylosoxidans includes the following:
- a CDS encoding BlaI/MecI/CopY family transcriptional regulator, with translation MTAKSLAGGKPTNAELDILQTLWRTGPATVKQVHAAMAAGRDSLTYANVLRLMQIMHGKGLLTRDETERSHVYAAAQSQKATQGGLVKDLISKAFAGSGKALVLAALREGHVSRKDRAEIEALLRDDKL
- a CDS encoding M56 family metallopeptidase produces the protein MSDAAFAMAWTLGASLPALAWKILCLHAATLALLCLTRRDDARLRYALLGAALLAGVGIGATDVALAWRALPAPMAAPASSAAATLWPLWLAAAWLAGSALAALRVLLGLGWLRGVLRASQPWADPAWQARVAGMAGRLRLSRAVGLRVVRNLSTPVTAGWLKPVILVPASLVTGMPADLLAALLAHELAHVRRHDYLVNLLQHAAEVLLFFHPSIWWLSRRLRIERERIADQMAATLIGSPMPLARALHALARAATESPAPVAPAARDGDLLDRIRRLARPDTLAARRAVALPALAMSCALAGFGAWSALAAGPAQPLSAQEAQRLMARMPGVQALIEASGASHVLVLDSRSGATLFGRAENDAVPIASLTKLVTAMVVLDTSPDLSRRIRIDERDALATASGAASPLPVGASVTLDTLLKLALMASDNRAAHALARAYPGGETAFAEALQRKAAALRLEHTTLQDATGLSNANRASAADIGRIIDAAAAYPQIARDTTTLADTVEAAGSRLSYHNTNPLVGARDWDVRLSKTGNSTEAGRCLAMRLHIDDRDLTLVLLNGRAGHA
- a CDS encoding class D beta-lactamase OXA-114f; translation: MTVRRLSCALGAALSLSALGGGPVQAAVLCTVVADAADGRILFQQGTQQACAERYTPASTFKLAIALMGADAGILQGPHEPVWNYQPAYPDWGGDAWRQPTDPARWIKYSVVWYSQLTAKALGQDRFQRYTSAFGYGNADVSGEPGKHNGTDGAWIISSLRISPLEQLAFLRKLVNRQLPVKAAAYELAENLFEVGQADGWRLYGKTGTGSPGSNGVYTAANAYGWFVGWARKDGRQLVYARLLQDERATRPNAGLRARDELVRDWPAMAGAWRP
- a CDS encoding acyltransferase family protein; translation: MNGATRDDGIDALRGLSILLVLLHHFNIAYPLRDTALGGPPGWPLLHAVARNGNYAVTIFFVISGFLITRNALERWGGLDAIRPASFWLLRLARIVPTLVLTLLLVDALALAGLPLFGNRADSAVSLWTVNAAALGAWMNALVIREGWINYPLGVMWSLSVEMAFYLLFPLAYVLLRRAWLLLALAMLLIAAGPLYRLANQGAGEAWLYGYAACFDAIAIGCCAAALARRRAWPALRRPLVRALVGIAMAALYLAWPISQSNILGASAIAVGTALLLLGGPAASPSAPGPARRLLMRCGRDCYEIYLLHLLVLGLLRTALPPAQLAGDARLALLPGYFIGSCLLGIWVARVYSTPLNRWLRTWGNRTRR
- a CDS encoding alpha/beta hydrolase; this encodes MAFDSLPPRPAAGLPGGQAYAESVLERSRRAAASPDLRFHPDLAHGSDPAQRLDLYAPAHACPAALPSLLFVHGGAFATGYKEWMGFMAPAICATPALFISVEYRVAPGHAYPAAVRDVAAAVHWAWRNVARYGGDPDRLFLGGHSAGAHLASLAALDRRWLGEWGLPGDVVKGVLPISGLYDLTCDPDQPFGAAALAIRRRFIPNDADVEAASPVSHAHPQAPPFYIAAGEHDLGNLAAEAVDMRQRLQAAGVPVALDLLAGHDHFTASSRCVDDGHPWIARARAFLLSGRPG
- a CDS encoding helix-turn-helix transcriptional regulator; protein product: MAVNAVSDAFLLDLYACCADAGRWTPVLDRLCGEVGTLSAVVQCIELDGARAVPYWAAYDSRIDMAAYRSEVSDASNPRFDSWRLRRVASRPGRIATDHELFLPGETAIRDRLHAQLRRAGLGRFMGAMAPLGGNRYAALVLHRDPRDDLDFSPRHKERLRRLMPHLLQAAGLAQAAAASRCASTLVEHYLGAWPRALALSDGRGRVWWANRQARALDHRSVVSLRGQQFSAPPSAQTALVDALSHASQTSEPVFLKLTGIHGAMQLALQRLDGRGASGEGLVLVSFVDATQQHGHFPIAALRALFGLTEAEARLASALVAGKTVEAYARDRGVTVGTARYQLNQVLGKVGARRQADLVRQVLCSAAALVVPGPD
- a CDS encoding putative dioxygenase encodes the protein MSPEQNTPIVAAFAMTHTPGLGGQTDKPPADQMQRMMDGFATVRRQISAARPNVIVAFVNDHFDMYTLHAMPGMAIALGDTHWGPTLATEAWLGMPRAPIPGHPAVARAIYQSVVDDGFELFRSESAELVHNVLMPRKYLWPDADIPVVPIFINCFAPPLPTWRRAHALGAAVRKALAGRGERIALMASGGLSHWPPITVDEEHPGDPLMERVLRWQIQGMAAFAQDPDLPLAILQREAEMAASGRNLVNVGWDRQVLRWLADGDSAALLALRHAQVREDAGPGGAEMLMWAALMGAMRDAPADIVMYEAVQEWMGGVGLLSYARSLARP
- a CDS encoding transporter, with the protein product MTLEAIISGGGIGGLATAAALGRRGWRVTVYESRPGLRVAGSGIYLWSNGLAVLSEIGAYERAMRNAFLAEGVEQRDHTGQVLVPALLPPGLRVLAVARSDLLAGLEAAARDAGARIVTGAEVVAAEADGTLVFANGDRAHADLVIGCDGIASPVRRALGLELHRQRAQEGALRSIVGATQQELPPSARGRCIEIWNGTRRLLITPINTEEIYLALTCREDDDQARDTRVQPCWSESFPEWSFLLDRIDRSQVLWNVYTIVHSKRWSAGRACILGDAAHAQPPNLGQGGGMAMQNGLALAAHMANVRDPRDVPEALGAWEAATRPLTDECQRWACLWGELANIPNEARAHRPGRVQRTLGAVQDHGGIRFVADRRHRLAPGQRALDARPRRPADNTKRRRHACRTMPISKGKNMRHRHAWRAAACALLCMTVPGVASATENGIPTTVNGFYDFGAGMSPPATPFGTLSFRTSYNTASVQKDQYGTKLDNDFSLRVHTVSAAYLRMTQTRLFGASYGFGVVQPFFHMSAAFDVPTPGGPLRLKGETFRIADTLLLPLILQWDASPRLHFNAQFQVLAPTGDYDRKRLVNPGLNHWAFSPIFNFTYLTEGGFEVSSSFEVDISTRNRATRYRNGIEYRHEFALGQHAGPWTLGVGGYYSRQFSDDDAPGLQGGNRSRVMALGPAVSFYQPGLPPVWFHIYKEFGARNRAEGYTAALRLAASF